From a region of the Radiobacillus kanasensis genome:
- a CDS encoding MarR family winged helix-turn-helix transcriptional regulator translates to MDKNEKINRIIQSFRAVNRNFLIHVRSNAKDLGVTTLQLQILRILHESPDIGLIELANKVATSKSTVSETVERLVKAGYIERNRSMQDRRALVMRLTEDGVLQKVEAYKEYMERLSGLHALDDHEVELLLSLHEKIIKNIKTDGDEQNG, encoded by the coding sequence ATGGATAAAAATGAAAAAATTAATCGCATTATACAATCGTTTCGAGCGGTAAATCGAAACTTCCTCATACACGTCAGAAGCAATGCGAAGGATTTAGGAGTAACTACGCTACAGTTACAAATATTAAGGATACTTCATGAAAGTCCGGATATAGGTTTGATCGAGTTAGCGAATAAAGTCGCAACAAGTAAAAGTACTGTCAGTGAAACAGTGGAGCGCCTTGTCAAGGCAGGTTATATCGAGAGAAACCGATCGATGCAGGATCGCCGCGCACTTGTCATGCGCTTAACCGAAGATGGTGTGTTGCAAAAGGTCGAGGCCTATAAAGAATATATGGAAAGATTGTCTGGCCTTCATGCTTTAGATGATCACGAAGTAGAATTACTCCTTTCTTTACATGAAAAAATCATCAAGAATATCAAGACAGATGGAGATGAACAAAATGGATAG
- the spoIIE gene encoding stage II sporulation protein E, which produces MMDSVTGNESKSMLVDKKRIESWRRKLSDKTKLFFLEKGWLLFLVGFLLGRAIVLSSVSPFALSFLASVWFMRKDKSFKVMLATVIGALTLSWQHGVFVVIASFVFIFFASLCKTMDHQQRILPIIVFFASGLPRILTLSFTSQLSTYEWMLAAVEGVLSAVLVLIFMQSIPLLSPKRYKPSLKNEEIVCMIILLASVLTGTIGWEIQGASMEQIFSRYLVLWLSYVGGAAIGSTVGVVAGLILSLANVASLYQMSLLAFSGLLGGLLKDGKKIGVSLGLFVGTLLVGIYGNGVDTILSSLLETLCAVLLFFCTPESWIKKISRYIPGTLEHSKEQEQYLQKVRDVTASRVEQFSNVFQALSKSFNHEQKAAMEEEQTKDIDFFLSNVTEKTCQSCFKKEVCWAQKFDKTYDLMAEMKDELETGNQPNKVLQSNFDNHCVKSKRVVETMKHELSFYEANKKLKKQVTESRQFVADQLLGVSEVMGDFAKEIVKERENHEQQEVEIVAGLNHMGIEIEKLDIYSLEKGNIDIEMNLSFYNYHGEGPKLIAPMLSDILKEAVVVKEEEVSPFPNGYCYLSFGSARKYVIETGAAHAAKGGGLVSGDSFSTIELGAGKYAMAISDGMGNGERAHEESVETLRLLQQILHSGIQEQVAIKSINSILSLRTSDEIFSTLDLAVMDLHNAAVRFLKIGSTPSFIKRGKQIQTIEASNLPIGIIQDFDVEVVSDQLKAGDLLIMMSDGIFEAPKHIENVDVWLKRIIKEIQTDEPQEIADIILEEVIRNTSGEIDDDMTVLVSRIDKNNPKWAPIPTYTEKAL; this is translated from the coding sequence ATGATGGATTCAGTAACGGGTAACGAATCCAAATCCATGTTGGTGGATAAGAAGAGGATAGAATCTTGGAGAAGAAAGCTTTCGGATAAAACGAAATTGTTTTTCTTAGAGAAGGGGTGGCTTTTGTTTCTCGTCGGATTCTTACTTGGACGAGCGATTGTATTGTCATCGGTATCCCCATTTGCTCTTTCGTTTTTAGCATCCGTTTGGTTTATGAGAAAGGACAAGTCCTTTAAGGTTATGCTGGCCACCGTTATTGGTGCATTAACGCTTAGTTGGCAGCATGGTGTATTTGTCGTGATTGCATCATTTGTATTCATATTCTTTGCTTCCTTATGTAAGACAATGGATCATCAGCAAAGAATTTTACCAATTATCGTGTTTTTTGCTAGTGGATTACCACGCATCCTAACGCTTTCCTTTACGAGCCAGCTATCCACGTATGAATGGATGCTAGCAGCAGTAGAAGGAGTGTTGAGTGCGGTCTTAGTTCTTATTTTTATGCAAAGCATTCCATTATTATCACCAAAACGTTATAAACCGTCATTAAAAAATGAAGAAATCGTTTGTATGATTATATTGTTAGCTTCCGTCCTTACGGGGACGATTGGTTGGGAAATCCAAGGTGCCTCCATGGAACAAATTTTTTCCCGCTATCTCGTACTATGGCTATCTTACGTAGGTGGAGCAGCCATCGGGTCAACGGTGGGAGTAGTAGCCGGATTAATTCTAAGTTTAGCCAATGTGGCTAGCCTTTACCAAATGAGCTTACTAGCGTTTTCCGGATTGTTAGGGGGACTCCTTAAGGATGGGAAAAAGATAGGAGTAAGTCTTGGACTATTTGTTGGAACACTCCTTGTAGGGATATACGGAAATGGGGTAGACACGATTCTGTCCTCTCTACTGGAGACGTTATGTGCAGTGCTGTTGTTCTTCTGTACGCCTGAGAGCTGGATTAAAAAAATATCCAGATACATACCAGGTACGCTCGAACATTCCAAGGAGCAAGAACAATATTTACAAAAGGTTCGCGATGTAACTGCGAGTAGAGTAGAACAGTTCTCCAATGTGTTCCAGGCGTTATCCAAAAGCTTCAATCACGAACAAAAAGCAGCGATGGAAGAAGAGCAAACAAAAGATATAGACTTCTTTTTGAGTAATGTTACCGAGAAGACGTGTCAATCTTGTTTTAAAAAGGAAGTGTGCTGGGCACAAAAATTTGATAAAACCTATGATTTAATGGCAGAAATGAAGGATGAATTGGAAACTGGAAATCAGCCAAACAAGGTTTTACAATCCAACTTTGATAATCATTGTGTAAAATCCAAGCGAGTTGTCGAAACGATGAAGCATGAGCTATCGTTTTACGAAGCGAACAAAAAGTTGAAAAAACAAGTGACAGAAAGCCGTCAGTTCGTAGCAGATCAACTTCTAGGAGTTTCTGAAGTCATGGGAGATTTCGCGAAAGAAATTGTGAAAGAAAGAGAAAACCATGAACAGCAGGAAGTGGAGATTGTTGCCGGGTTAAACCATATGGGCATTGAAATAGAAAAGCTAGATATTTATAGCCTGGAAAAAGGCAATATTGATATTGAAATGAATTTATCCTTTTACAACTACCATGGGGAAGGACCGAAACTTATTGCACCGATGCTTTCCGATATTTTAAAAGAAGCCGTCGTTGTGAAAGAAGAAGAAGTTTCTCCATTTCCAAACGGCTATTGTTATTTATCGTTTGGTTCTGCGAGAAAATATGTGATTGAAACAGGAGCAGCTCATGCAGCCAAAGGAGGCGGACTCGTCTCTGGTGACAGCTTCTCTACGATAGAACTAGGTGCTGGAAAATACGCGATGGCCATCAGTGATGGAATGGGTAATGGAGAAAGGGCACATGAGGAAAGTGTCGAAACACTAAGACTTCTCCAACAAATATTGCATTCTGGAATCCAAGAACAAGTAGCCATTAAATCAATCAATTCTATTTTGTCGTTGAGAACGAGTGATGAAATATTTTCGACGCTTGATTTAGCGGTAATGGATTTGCATAATGCAGCCGTTCGTTTTCTCAAAATAGGTTCTACCCCTAGCTTTATTAAACGAGGAAAACAAATTCAAACGATCGAAGCAAGCAATTTACCAATTGGAATCATTCAAGACTTTGATGTAGAAGTTGTTAGTGATCAGCTTAAGGCCGGAGACTTATTAATCATGATGAGTGACGGTATTTTTGAGGCACCGAAGCATATCGAAAATGTAGATGTTTGGTTAAAACGGATTATTAAGGAAATCCAAACGGATGAACCACAGGAAATTGCAGACATTATATTAGAAGAAGTCATCCGGAATACCTCTGGAGAAATAGATGATGATATGACGGTATTAGTTTCCAGAATTGATAAAA